A window of Theropithecus gelada isolate Dixy chromosome 14, Tgel_1.0, whole genome shotgun sequence contains these coding sequences:
- the C14H11orf24 gene encoding uncharacterized protein C11orf24 homolog isoform X1, whose protein sequence is MWTALVLIWIFSLSLSESHAASNDPRNFVPNKMWNGLVKRNASVETVDNKTSEDITMAATSPVTLTKGTSAAHLHSTEVTTEDTSRTDVSEPATSGGAADGAASNAPTTAASSTTAASSAPTTAASSAPTTLAPATPTSTGWTPSTTATGHPSLSTALAQMPNSSTVPRTATPATLATHAQTVATTTNTSSPMSTRRSPSKHMPGDTTASPAAPTRPQAQGPISQVSVDQPVVNTTPEPTPTLTVVTTTKAQAQEPTASPVPVPHTSPIPEVEATSPTTQRSPTPYTQRAAGPGTPQAPEQVATEVMPGTDSTGPTPRSSGGPKMLATDSCQPSTQGQYLVVTTAPLTQAVVDKTILLVVLLLGVTLFITVLVLFALQAYESYKKKDYTQVDYLINGMYADSEM, encoded by the exons ATGTGGACAGCTCTTGTGCTCATTTGGATTTTTTCCTTGTCCTTATCGGAAAGCCATGCGGCATCCAATGATCCAC GCAACTTTGTCCCTAACAAAATGTGGAATGGATTAGTCAAGAGGAATGCATCTGTGGAAACAGTTGATAATAAAACGTCTGAGGATATAACAATGGCAGCAACTTCTCCTGTCACGTTGACCAAAGGGACTTCGGCTGCCCACCTCCACTCTACGGAAGTCACAACAGAGGACACAAGCAGGACAGATGTGAGTGAACCAGCAACTTCAGGAGGTGCAGCTGATGGTGCGGCCTCCAATGCTCCCACGACTGCAGCCTCCAGTACGACTGCAGCCTCCAGCGCTCCCACGACTGCGGCCTCCAGTGCTCCTACGACACTCGCACCCGCCACGCCTACATCCACAGGGTGGACCCCATCCACTACCGCCACTGGGCATCCATCTCTCAGCACAGCCCTCGCACAAATGCCAAATAGCAGCACGGTGCCAAGAACAGCAACCCCGGCCACGTTGGCCACACATGCTCAGACTGTGGCGACCACAACAAACACGAGCAGCCCCATGAGCACTCGGCGAAGTCCTTCCAAGCACATGCCTGGTGACACCACGGCAAGCCCTGCAGCCCCTACGCGTCCCCAAGCACAAGGTCCCATTAGTCAGGTGTCAGTGGACCAGCCTGTGGTTAACACAACCCCAgagcccacccccaccctcacagTGGTGACCACCACCAAGGCACAAGCCCAGGAGCCAACTGCCAGCCCAGTGCCAGTGCCTCACACCAGCCCAATCCCTGAGGTGGAGGCCACGTCCCCCACGACACAGCGAAGCCCCACGCCATACACCCAGAGGGCCGCTGGGCCAGGCACACCCCAGGCACCGGAGCAGGTAGCGACTGAGGTCATGCCAGGTACTGATTCCACTGGGCCAACACCCAGGAGCTCAGGGGGCCCTAAGATGCTAGCCACGGACTCGTGCCAGCCCAGCACCCAAGGCCAGTACCTGGTGGTCACCACCGCGCCCCTCACCCAGGCCGTGGTGGACAAAACTATCCTCCTGGTGGTGCTGTTACTCGGGGTGACCCTTTTCATCACAGTCTTGGTTTTGTTTGCCCTGCAGGCCTATGAGAGCTATAAGAAGAAGGACTACACCCAGGTGGACTACTTAATCAATGGGATGTATGCGGACTCAGAAATGTGA
- the C14H11orf24 gene encoding uncharacterized protein C11orf24 homolog isoform X2, producing the protein MWTALVLIWIFSLSLSESHAASNDPRNFVPNKMWNGLVKRNASVETVDNKTSEDITMAATSPVTLTKGTSAAHLHSTEVTTEDTSRTDAYESYKKKDYTQVDYLINGMYADSEM; encoded by the exons ATGTGGACAGCTCTTGTGCTCATTTGGATTTTTTCCTTGTCCTTATCGGAAAGCCATGCGGCATCCAATGATCCAC GCAACTTTGTCCCTAACAAAATGTGGAATGGATTAGTCAAGAGGAATGCATCTGTGGAAACAGTTGATAATAAAACGTCTGAGGATATAACAATGGCAGCAACTTCTCCTGTCACGTTGACCAAAGGGACTTCGGCTGCCCACCTCCACTCTACGGAAGTCACAACAGAGGACACAAGCAGGACAGAT GCCTATGAGAGCTATAAGAAGAAGGACTACACCCAGGTGGACTACTTAATCAATGGGATGTATGCGGACTCAGAAATGTGA